CTCAAGCAGAATTAGATGTAAATTTAGATCAAGCATCATACAAGAAACGGTTCACGATTGAGCGTACATTTGCATGGGAAGACAAATTTAGACGATTAGTAGTACGGTATGAACGGCTGGCAGAAATCTTTCTTGCCTTCAAAATGCTCGCCTTTATCCTCATAAATTTAAAGGACTTAGTCAATAAAACATGACTTGCAACCAGTTTTTTGAAAGAAAAAGACAGCATCAAGGGCGTAAGGGAAATATCCCTGCTATGGCAACACACATATTGATGGCTAAGTAGGGCGACATATTGTTATGGGGCAGTCCACTGCCCGCATTGCTTAGGGCAGAAGACACGCTCCCACGGTCGCCGCCAGTTGCACCGCCTGTTACCACTGGTGGTGTTGTACCACGTGGGCGCACTTGCTTGAATGTGCCTGAAAGGGCATGGTTATGCGCAGGAATTTGTGTAGATAATAACGTAACGGTTTCTGCACCGCCCGTCTCTCCCAAAGAACGTACCGAGAGTCCTGGTCCAGTGCCTTGTTGCAAAGGCATACGCCCGCGTAAATCGGGAAGGGCAAAAGTTGTGGTACCGTTGCCCCCAAACGTCGTGCTTAATATCGTAAAAAGTGCTGCGTATTGTTGAATAGGAAGCACTTGCCCATTGCAGGCATTCCAGTTTCGAGGCGCAAAGTTAAAAGCAAATAGCCCTATTTTACCGATAAAAGGGTCGGCACTTCTTATTGGTGTTTTACCTTTGTTTTTCATCGCGGAATTTTTAGGATACGAAGCGGCTTGCATTTTCTCCCGAAATGCGCTTCCAAATAGCATTAAGCCACAAAAAACCATGAGGCGTTTCAAAAAAAGCCGCCTTGTTTCATGAAACGTTGAAAATATTGTTTTCATTAT
Above is a window of Rhodothermia bacterium DNA encoding:
- a CDS encoding transposase gives rise to the protein QAELDVNLDQASYKKRFTIERTFAWEDKFRRLVVRYERLAEIFLAFKMLAFILINLKDLVNKT
- a CDS encoding phage tail protein; amino-acid sequence: MKNKGKTPIRSADPFIGKIGLFAFNFAPRNWNACNGQVLPIQQYAALFTILSTTFGGNGTTTFALPDLRGRMPLQQGTGPGLSVRSLGETGGAETVTLLSTQIPAHNHALSGTFKQVRPRGTTPPVVTGGATGGDRGSVSSALSNAGSGLPHNNMSPYLAINMCVAIAGIFPLRP